A region from the Francisella orientalis FNO12 genome encodes:
- a CDS encoding cation:proton antiporter: protein MQLFQHSSNYILLASGLILFFAIVSQFLSWRLKLPSILFLILSGILLGPLSEVIFQEGFKLVEGTIIFGEALSPFVSICVAIILFEGSLSLNFSKIKSVSSVVILLTTVGLGITVILTAMFCYYVIGLNLELSMLIGGITCVSGPTVVPPLMRTVRPKRHIASILKWESILVDPIGALVVVFMLAWFVIGGNYANQPNGTSIFIAYIIFVCILGITSGFVFGYLIGLSFRGHYIPEYLKSFFVLAVIVVGFIITDAMMHGAGLLMVTVAGLVMANMKDIKMSDILSFKENLSIVIISVLFIVLGAEIDFSLFKDYWLDLIEVFLFLQFILRPIVVLLCSIKSKTTFAERIVMGIIYPRGIVAASVAALVAVRITKSHPELYSEANTLVFFVFMIIVFTVVFQSIFTPYISKRLKVTEPEGKGFLIIGGNRFARELAEVFVKNDIEVIITDSSWANVQKCRQLGLNTYYGSPVSAHADWSINLVGIGAMLGLSTSEYVNAVSAMKYKYEFGSNNVFVLRASQKESYKGIGSIETNLANLLFDEGVDFNTLIDRLNQGASIRSTNITPNYPLEKFFKDNPNAVALFIIDDNGDAQPFDKDKRLRFDSYSLVSLRDDVNKTRDQLCLDV, encoded by the coding sequence TTGCAACTATTTCAACATTCATCTAACTATATTCTATTAGCATCAGGTCTAATATTATTTTTCGCGATTGTATCTCAGTTTTTATCATGGAGGTTGAAACTTCCATCGATATTATTTCTGATTCTTAGTGGGATTCTTCTAGGACCTTTATCTGAAGTGATATTTCAAGAAGGGTTTAAGCTCGTAGAAGGTACTATCATTTTTGGTGAAGCATTGTCTCCATTTGTATCAATTTGTGTGGCCATCATTCTATTTGAAGGGAGTTTATCTCTTAACTTTAGTAAAATTAAGAGTGTCAGTAGTGTTGTGATACTTTTGACTACAGTAGGGTTGGGGATTACTGTAATACTTACGGCAATGTTCTGTTATTATGTCATTGGTTTAAATTTAGAATTGTCTATGCTTATAGGCGGTATTACATGCGTAAGTGGGCCAACTGTTGTACCACCATTAATGAGAACTGTTAGACCTAAAAGACATATTGCAAGTATTCTAAAATGGGAATCTATACTTGTAGATCCTATAGGAGCTTTAGTAGTTGTATTCATGTTAGCATGGTTTGTTATAGGGGGCAATTATGCAAATCAGCCTAATGGAACAAGTATATTTATAGCATATATAATTTTTGTATGTATTTTAGGGATAACTTCAGGTTTTGTTTTTGGTTATCTTATAGGCTTGAGTTTCAGAGGACACTATATTCCTGAGTATCTAAAAAGCTTTTTTGTTTTAGCTGTAATAGTGGTAGGCTTTATAATAACTGATGCTATGATGCATGGTGCGGGACTACTTATGGTAACGGTTGCTGGTCTTGTGATGGCTAATATGAAAGATATAAAGATGTCTGATATTTTGTCATTTAAAGAAAATCTAAGCATCGTTATTATCTCGGTTCTTTTCATTGTATTAGGAGCGGAGATAGACTTTAGTTTATTCAAAGATTATTGGTTAGACCTAATAGAGGTTTTCTTATTTTTGCAGTTTATATTACGTCCAATTGTTGTCTTATTATGCTCTATCAAATCTAAAACAACTTTTGCAGAAAGAATAGTTATGGGGATTATATATCCTCGTGGTATTGTTGCGGCATCTGTAGCAGCATTAGTTGCTGTCAGAATTACTAAATCACACCCTGAGCTATATAGTGAAGCAAATACTTTAGTATTTTTTGTCTTTATGATAATAGTTTTTACAGTAGTTTTTCAGAGTATATTCACTCCATATATTTCAAAACGACTCAAGGTTACAGAGCCTGAAGGTAAAGGATTTTTGATAATCGGTGGAAATAGGTTTGCCCGCGAATTAGCTGAGGTGTTTGTCAAGAATGATATTGAGGTTATAATTACTGATTCATCATGGGCAAATGTCCAGAAGTGTCGTCAGCTGGGTCTAAATACTTATTATGGTAGTCCTGTATCAGCTCATGCTGATTGGAGTATTAATTTGGTAGGTATAGGGGCGATGCTAGGACTATCTACAAGTGAGTATGTAAATGCTGTGTCTGCAATGAAGTATAAATATGAGTTCGGATCAAATAATGTTTTTGTATTAAGGGCATCTCAGAAAGAAAGCTATAAAGGTATTGGATCGATAGAAACTAATCTAGCAAACTTGCTATTTGATGAAGGTGTCGATTTTAATACCTTGATAGATAGGCTAAATCAAGGAGCTTCAATTAGAAGTACGAATATTACCCCTAACTATCCACTCGAGAAGTTCTTTAAAGATAATCCTAATGCTGTAGCACTCTTTATTATTGATGATAATGGCGATGCTCAGCCGTTTGATAAAGATAAAAGACTAAGATTTGATAGCTATAGTTTGGTATCATTAAGGGATGATGTTAATAAGACTAGAGATCAATTATGTCTAGATGTATAA
- a CDS encoding gamma carbonic anhydrase family protein yields the protein MSRCIRSFNGKVPKVDESAYVDESAAVIGDVILKENASVWPQVSVRGDLLTITIGKGTNIQDCSTLHTTEYPKDSGQGYPLTIGDDVTVGHGVILHGCEIKNNCLIGMGSIILDGAVVEPWVFLGAGSLVPPGKVLESGYMYLGSPVKKIRPISDHERQIIKENAEHYVKVKNRYKAQD from the coding sequence ATGTCTAGATGTATAAGAAGTTTTAATGGCAAAGTGCCGAAGGTTGATGAGTCTGCTTATGTTGATGAGTCAGCAGCTGTAATTGGAGATGTTATTTTAAAAGAGAATGCATCTGTATGGCCACAAGTTAGTGTTAGAGGAGATCTTTTGACAATAACTATTGGAAAGGGTACTAATATTCAAGATTGTAGTACACTACACACCACAGAATATCCAAAAGATTCAGGTCAAGGATATCCACTAACCATTGGAGATGATGTAACGGTAGGTCATGGTGTGATATTACATGGTTGTGAGATCAAAAATAATTGTCTAATAGGTATGGGATCTATAATTCTTGATGGAGCTGTTGTTGAGCCTTGGGTTTTTTTGGGAGCAGGAAGTTTGGTTCCTCCAGGTAAGGTTCTAGAGTCAGGTTATATGTATTTAGGTTCGCCAGTCAAAAAAATTAGACCAATTAGTGATCATGAGAGACAAATTATCAAAGAAAATGCTGAGCATTATGTTAAAGTCAAAAATAGATATAAAGCTCAAGATTAG
- the lolB gene encoding lipoprotein insertase outer membrane protein LolB: MLSIMLKSKIDIKLKIRLILVLIFVSLLVSCASMQSNVTPIANNVIFDQKLTSEELLQLNKWQAKGVIGIIYNNQVESVNYVYTQDGDNFSISLYGPLGIGSVEIKGDADEVSLENSKGQKITAKEAKTLMLEQLGWYVPVDGLKYWIKAVAIPNTKHNSELNSKGLLSKLSQNGWDISYQNYELVDSKYPLPAKIRMTRENLILKIIIKSWQI, translated from the coding sequence ATGCTGAGCATTATGTTAAAGTCAAAAATAGATATAAAGCTCAAGATTAGATTAATATTGGTTCTAATATTCGTATCTTTATTAGTATCATGTGCTAGTATGCAATCTAATGTTACTCCAATAGCTAATAATGTTATATTTGATCAAAAATTGACATCTGAAGAGCTTTTGCAGTTAAATAAGTGGCAGGCAAAAGGAGTTATTGGGATTATTTATAATAATCAGGTAGAGTCTGTTAATTATGTATATACTCAAGATGGTGATAATTTCAGTATTAGTCTGTATGGTCCTTTGGGTATAGGAAGTGTTGAAATAAAAGGAGATGCTGATGAGGTATCGCTTGAAAATAGCAAAGGTCAGAAGATAACGGCTAAAGAGGCTAAAACTTTAATGCTGGAGCAATTAGGTTGGTATGTTCCTGTTGATGGACTTAAGTATTGGATCAAAGCTGTAGCTATACCAAATACTAAACATAACTCAGAGTTAAATTCAAAAGGACTACTAAGTAAATTATCTCAAAATGGTTGGGATATTTCCTATCAAAATTATGAGTTAGTTGATTCTAAGTATCCGTTGCCGGCTAAAATTAGAATGACTAGAGAGAACCTAATATTAAAGATCATTATAAAATCATGGCAAATATAA
- the ispE gene encoding 4-(cytidine 5'-diphospho)-2-C-methyl-D-erythritol kinase, which translates to MANIKPRNYQSYAKINLFLHILNKRDDGYHNLQTWFTFLDLKEHLSFRFNNSSKIEITSNIQIASKEDNLIYKAVKEFQKAYKIDSVGVDIDIIKNIPMGAGLGGGSSNAAITLIALRDYYLPELSNEQLIPLATKLGADVPIFVYGRSAWAEGIGEILYPKHFEPQYVLLVKPNIHISTKEFFESESLAKTKNMLPRDLSFDTNVMHNDFENVFFAKYPEFKSLLDEIDQDFRMTGTGSCFYLLSKDLNKLQQLARKVDKSLDKWVVKTLNCTY; encoded by the coding sequence ATGGCAAATATAAAACCTAGGAACTATCAAAGTTATGCAAAAATTAATTTGTTTTTGCATATATTGAATAAGCGAGACGATGGATATCATAATTTACAAACTTGGTTTACTTTCTTGGATCTAAAAGAGCATCTTAGCTTTAGATTTAATAACTCTAGTAAGATTGAAATCACAAGTAATATACAGATAGCCTCAAAAGAAGATAATCTAATCTATAAAGCTGTCAAAGAGTTTCAAAAAGCCTATAAAATAGATAGTGTTGGTGTTGATATTGATATTATCAAAAATATACCAATGGGTGCTGGTCTTGGCGGAGGAAGCTCAAATGCTGCAATAACCTTAATAGCATTACGTGATTATTACTTACCAGAACTATCAAACGAGCAACTAATACCATTAGCTACGAAGCTTGGAGCAGATGTGCCGATATTTGTATATGGTAGGTCAGCATGGGCTGAAGGAATTGGGGAGATTTTATATCCTAAGCATTTTGAACCGCAATATGTATTGTTAGTTAAACCTAATATTCATATTAGTACTAAAGAGTTCTTTGAGAGCGAAAGTTTAGCCAAGACAAAGAATATGCTACCGAGAGATTTAAGTTTTGATACTAATGTTATGCATAATGATTTTGAAAATGTTTTTTTTGCAAAATATCCTGAATTTAAAAGCCTGTTAGATGAGATTGATCAGGACTTTAGAATGACAGGTACAGGCTCATGCTTTTATCTACTTTCTAAAGATCTTAATAAACTACAACAACTTGCAAGAAAAGTTGATAAATCTCTTGACAAATGGGTAGTCAAAACATTAAACTGTACGTACTAA
- a CDS encoding M14 family metallopeptidase: protein MSTQYHIGTPGKKWGSEEKVQWLSEQSKKRSYKEEAEKKILALSNDFDIDVYGELDYPVGSYKLYALKTKNWDASKPYILVTGGVHGYETSGVQGTISFAATRVREFTSDYNILILPCLSPWGYETINRWNPNAMDPNRSFYLESGCDESVFAMKYINSLNIELLMHIDLHETTDTDDSEFRPALVAREGITIDKWGIPDGFYLVANNRNPHYDFQKYIINVVAKVTHIAPTDPSINILGDDIIRDGIMACDSDKEKLCMSLSKAEYTTTTEVYPDSPRTNPQECILAQVATIVAGLNFISQQK, encoded by the coding sequence ATGTCTACACAATATCATATTGGAACACCTGGTAAAAAGTGGGGCTCTGAAGAAAAAGTCCAATGGTTATCAGAGCAAAGCAAAAAAAGATCATACAAAGAAGAAGCTGAAAAAAAGATTTTGGCACTATCAAATGATTTTGATATCGATGTCTATGGAGAGCTTGATTATCCAGTAGGCAGTTATAAGTTATATGCACTTAAGACAAAAAACTGGGATGCTAGTAAGCCTTATATTTTAGTTACAGGTGGAGTACATGGCTATGAAACAAGTGGTGTACAAGGAACTATTAGTTTTGCTGCAACTAGAGTAAGAGAGTTTACAAGTGATTATAATATCTTGATCCTACCTTGCTTAAGTCCTTGGGGATATGAAACAATTAACCGCTGGAATCCTAATGCTATGGATCCTAATAGATCGTTCTATCTAGAGAGTGGTTGTGATGAGTCGGTTTTTGCAATGAAATATATTAACTCATTGAATATTGAACTTCTGATGCATATAGATTTGCATGAGACAACAGATACTGATGATAGTGAATTTAGACCAGCATTAGTAGCTCGTGAGGGTATAACTATAGATAAATGGGGTATTCCAGATGGATTTTATTTAGTTGCTAACAATAGAAATCCACACTATGACTTCCAGAAATATATAATTAATGTAGTAGCAAAAGTTACTCATATTGCTCCTACTGATCCTAGCATAAATATATTAGGTGATGATATTATCAGAGATGGAATTATGGCATGTGATTCAGACAAAGAAAAATTATGCATGTCTTTATCAAAAGCTGAGTATACAACTACGACTGAGGTTTATCCAGATAGTCCAAGAACAAATCCTCAAGAATGTATACTTGCTCAAGTAGCGACGATAGTTGCAGGTTTGAACTTTATTAGCCAGCAAAAATAA
- a CDS encoding YggT family protein: MLNGLINVATFLIDIVFGIYAFILLFRFFLQWVKADFYNPICQMIMRATNAAILHLRKFIPGFLNLDWSCIVAVYIVFVARNLLVGLLNGIGLNLMFIFFKPLIDIIFAVINMYVYLIIIRAISSWFVQGGYNPIIMVIYQVTEPLLSRARNIIKPINSGFDFSPIIVLIGLFCIQIFIQSIIAQFFHY, from the coding sequence ATGTTAAATGGTTTGATTAATGTAGCGACTTTTTTGATAGATATTGTCTTTGGCATTTATGCTTTTATACTACTGTTTAGATTTTTCTTACAATGGGTAAAAGCAGATTTTTATAATCCAATTTGTCAGATGATTATGCGTGCGACAAATGCTGCTATATTACATCTAAGAAAATTTATACCAGGATTTTTGAATCTAGATTGGTCATGTATAGTAGCTGTGTATATTGTGTTTGTGGCGCGGAACTTACTTGTAGGTTTATTAAATGGGATAGGTCTTAATTTGATGTTTATTTTCTTTAAACCGCTGATTGATATAATTTTTGCAGTTATTAATATGTATGTATATTTGATAATAATAAGAGCAATATCTAGTTGGTTTGTTCAAGGAGGCTATAATCCAATTATTATGGTTATATATCAAGTTACAGAGCCATTATTATCAAGAGCTAGAAATATAATCAAACCAATAAATTCAGGATTTGATTTTTCTCCAATTATTGTATTAATTGGTCTATTTTGTATTCAGATATTCATACAAAGCATTATTGCGCAGTTTTTTCACTATTGA
- a CDS encoding ABC transporter ATP-binding protein, translating to MTEFKNNTLINCYDIYLDYKQDKKNIKRVVENLTLKVRENEIIAIVGKSGAGKSSLVRILSGLLKPTSGKLFYKGSAIDSPLENIGMVFQNFALLPWLNVLENVLFGTDSLGIPRSQSKSKALEIIKKIGLNGFEDAYVSELSGGMKQCVGFARALMIEPEILFLDEPFSSLDIVTAKTLRDDIMHLWHTGQAKTKTIILVTHNIEEAVNMADRVIILDSNPGRIASEKTIKLEYLRDLECDSTRIVIKDISSTLHAINQ from the coding sequence ATGACTGAATTTAAAAATAACACGTTAATAAATTGCTACGATATTTACCTAGATTATAAGCAAGATAAAAAGAATATAAAAAGAGTAGTCGAAAATCTAACTTTAAAAGTAAGAGAAAATGAGATAATCGCTATAGTTGGCAAATCAGGAGCAGGAAAATCTAGTCTTGTAAGAATATTAAGCGGACTATTAAAACCAACTTCTGGAAAACTTTTTTATAAGGGTTCGGCTATTGATAGCCCTTTAGAAAACATCGGTATGGTTTTTCAAAACTTTGCACTGCTACCATGGCTAAATGTTTTAGAAAATGTTCTTTTTGGTACAGACTCTCTTGGTATACCTAGATCACAAAGCAAATCTAAAGCTCTTGAGATTATCAAAAAGATTGGCTTAAATGGTTTTGAGGATGCTTATGTAAGCGAACTCTCTGGTGGCATGAAACAATGCGTAGGATTTGCTAGAGCATTAATGATTGAGCCAGAGATATTATTTCTTGATGAGCCTTTCTCATCTCTTGATATAGTCACTGCCAAAACTCTAAGAGACGATATTATGCATCTATGGCATACTGGTCAAGCTAAAACAAAAACTATTATTCTTGTTACACACAATATCGAAGAAGCTGTAAATATGGCAGATAGAGTAATAATTCTTGATAGTAATCCAGGACGTATAGCATCAGAAAAAACTATCAAACTAGAATATCTTCGTGATCTCGAATGCGATTCAACTAGAATAGTTATTAAAGATATCAGCTCGACTCTACATGCTATTAATCAATAG